A single Ignavibacteriota bacterium DNA region contains:
- a CDS encoding 2-oxoglutarate oxidoreductase, which yields MNYQEIPVDGLECVWEKPGTLTDTKMHYCPGCGHGVVHKILMEVVQELDIQSETIGVAPVGCSVFAYHYMNVDMQEAAHGRAAAVATGIKRVLPEKYVYSYQGDGDLAAIGTAETIHAANRGENILVLFINNAIYGMTGGQMAPTTILGMKTSTTPEGRETDTQGFPFKITELLAMLPGTYYVTRQAVHTPNGVRSFKKAVLKAFQAQKEKKGYCLIEVVSNCPSGWKMTPLESNKWMESNMFPVYPIGDLKVDGKLIQPRSTN from the coding sequence ATGAACTATCAGGAAATCCCGGTAGATGGACTTGAATGTGTATGGGAAAAACCCGGCACGTTAACAGACACGAAGATGCACTATTGTCCCGGATGCGGGCATGGAGTTGTGCATAAAATCCTCATGGAAGTTGTACAGGAACTCGACATTCAAAGCGAAACGATTGGTGTTGCGCCGGTCGGATGTTCGGTCTTCGCATATCATTATATGAATGTTGATATGCAGGAAGCCGCACACGGACGCGCCGCCGCAGTCGCAACAGGAATCAAGCGAGTGTTGCCTGAGAAATATGTTTATTCATATCAAGGCGATGGAGACCTTGCGGCAATCGGAACAGCAGAGACAATTCACGCGGCAAATCGTGGAGAGAACATTCTCGTACTCTTCATCAACAATGCGATTTACGGAATGACCGGCGGGCAAATGGCGCCGACTACAATCCTCGGAATGAAAACAAGTACAACTCCTGAAGGACGAGAGACAGATACACAAGGGTTCCCGTTCAAGATAACTGAACTTCTTGCGATGCTTCCCGGTACATACTACGTTACGCGTCAAGCGGTGCATACGCCGAACGGTGTTCGCTCGTTTAAAAAAGCAGTGTTGAAAGCATTTCAAGCGCAGAAAGAAAAGAAAGGATACTGTTTGATTGAAGTCGTCTCGAATTGTCCGTCGGGATGGAAGATGACACCGCTCGAATCAAACAAGTGGATGGAATCGAACATGTTCCCGGTGTATCCCATCGGCGATTTGAAGGTTGATGGAAAATTGATTCAGCCGCGAAGCACGAACTGA
- a CDS encoding 2-oxoacid:acceptor oxidoreductase family protein has product MTHEILFAGFGGQGVLSMGQTLAYASLLEEKEVSWMPSYGPEMRGGTANCIVIVSNKPISSPIIAKFDAVVALNQPSLDKFEKAVKPNGVLIYDSGNILIPPSRTDITVVPVAAEFEALKLGNVRVRNMVMLGAFLSVCEVVSVHSVMKALADVLPERYHHMLPMNQAALEKGEELIIEAATPLV; this is encoded by the coding sequence ATGACACACGAAATATTATTTGCCGGTTTTGGCGGTCAGGGTGTTCTCTCAATGGGACAAACACTTGCGTATGCTTCTTTGTTAGAAGAGAAAGAAGTTTCATGGATGCCATCGTACGGACCGGAAATGCGGGGCGGAACTGCTAATTGCATTGTCATCGTCTCGAACAAACCGATTAGTTCACCCATCATAGCAAAGTTCGATGCCGTAGTTGCACTCAATCAGCCATCGCTCGATAAATTTGAGAAAGCGGTGAAGCCGAATGGTGTGTTGATTTATGATAGCGGAAACATTCTCATCCCTCCATCAAGAACAGATATAACAGTTGTTCCCGTCGCCGCAGAGTTTGAAGCATTGAAACTCGGCAACGTTCGCGTGCGAAACATGGTGATGCTTGGTGCGTTCCTCAGCGTGTGCGAAGTTGTTTCCGTTCATTCTGTTATGAAGGCATTGGCTGATGTATTGCCGGAACGGTATCACCACATGTTACCAATGAATCAGGCAGCGCTCGAAAAAGGAGAAGAATTAATAATTGAAGCGGCGACACCGTTAGTGTAG